The Sulfurimonas aquatica genomic sequence CTATGCAAGAAGTTGTTGAAAAGGGAGGTTATGGTACTTCTGTAACACCAGTTTCTCAGTTTTATTTCCAGCAGGCACTTAACAATGTAATGCAGGGTCCTTGGAATGCAATAGCACCTGGATATGGAAAAATGGTCCTCGGATATTTTGGTAAAACACCAGTTGCTCCGGATCCAGAAGTTGTAAAAATTGCTGCAGAAAAGTTAGGATTAGAACCTACAACTGAAAAAGCACTTGATTTAGCAGATGCTGATCCAGCTAAATCTCTTCAACATGCTATAGATGAGCTTAAAGCTGCAGATCTTGAAATAACAGAAGAAAATATCTTCATTGCAGCTGCATGTCAAGAAAAAGGTATCGCTTTCCTACAAGGGAAAGGTGAGTTAAATGTTCGTAAAATATCTCAAATGAAAAATGATTGTGAAGGAAGTTCAATGGGTAATGGTAATTATACAGTAGTAGTAAATGGTGAAAAGTTCAGTGTTCAAGTTGCAGAGGGTGATGCAGATATTCAGGTTACAGCGGTAAATGGTGAAATTGCTAAACCTTCTGTTCCAACTGAATCAGCAGCTGGTGACTTAGATGTTAAAGCTCTTCTTCCAGGTAGCGTTTGGAAAATTATTCTTAATCCAGGTGATCAAGTGAATGACGGTGATGTTATTATGATTCTTGAATCAATGAAAATGGAAATTGATGTTGTAGCAACTCAAGCTGGAACTCTTAGATCTATAAATGTGGCTACAAACGACAAGGTTGTAGAAGGCCAAGTAGTAGCAGTAATAGGATAATTATATGAAATTATTTGTATTAAAGTTACTTGCTCTTTTTATGCTTTTTTCTTTCACTAGTGCTTTTGCTAGTGGACATCCGGAAGTAAGCGATGCTACTTCGGCACATAAAGAAGAAAACTACCAAACTAAACCATTCTCAGAAATGATTACTGGTTTTTTAAAGTCGACTGGTGTTGTTGCTATCCTAAGCCCAGATCCAGATGAATTAAGTTCTGATGGTAAACCTATGAGCAACTTTCATAAGGGCTGGGGTCGTGTTTTAATGATTCTGGTTACATTCTTCCTATTTTGGCTAGCAATTAGAAAAGGTTTTGAGCCACTTCTACTTTTACCAATAGCATTTGGTGGGTTGTTAGCAAATATTCCAGTAGCTAATATTGCTGGTGCACATGGATTCCTTGGTGTTATTTATAATATGGGTCTATCAAATGAGATGTTTCCAATCCTTATCTTTATGGGTGTTGGTGCTATGACAGACTTTGGTCCACTTTTATCAAATCCTAAAACAGCACTACTTGGTGGAGCTGCTCAGTTTGGTATATTTGGAACACTTGTTGGTGCAGTTGCACTTTCTCAAGCTGGATTTGTTGATTTTACACTACAACAGGCATCAGCTATTTCAATTATTGGAGGAGCGGATGGTCCGACATCTATCTTTATCGCGACAAAACTTGCTCCTGAACTTTTAGGTGCTATTGCGGTTGCTTCATATAGTTATATGGCTATGGTTCCAATTATTCAACCTCCGATTATGAAAGCACTAACAAGTGATTCTGAGCGTCGTATAAAAATGACTACACTTCGTCATGTGTCGCGTTTAGAGAAGTTAATTTTTCCAGTAATGGTTTTAACTCTTGCTATTATGGTTTTACCAGAGTCAACACCACTTATCGGTGCATTTATGTTTGGTAACTTCTTAAAAGAGTCTAGTGTTGTTGAGCGTTTAAATGATACTCTTCAAAATGCGCTTATAAATACTGTTACTATTTTCTTAGGTCTTGGTGTTGGTTCTAA encodes the following:
- a CDS encoding sodium ion-translocating decarboxylase subunit beta, with protein sequence MKLFVLKLLALFMLFSFTSAFASGHPEVSDATSAHKEENYQTKPFSEMITGFLKSTGVVAILSPDPDELSSDGKPMSNFHKGWGRVLMILVTFFLFWLAIRKGFEPLLLLPIAFGGLLANIPVANIAGAHGFLGVIYNMGLSNEMFPILIFMGVGAMTDFGPLLSNPKTALLGGAAQFGIFGTLVGAVALSQAGFVDFTLQQASAISIIGGADGPTSIFIATKLAPELLGAIAVASYSYMAMVPIIQPPIMKALTSDSERRIKMTTLRHVSRLEKLIFPVMVLTLAIMVLPESTPLIGAFMFGNFLKESSVVERLNDTLQNALINTVTIFLGLGVGSKLAADQFLVPDTMFIMALGIVAFSVGTASGVIMAKIMNLFPGNKINPLIGSAGVSAVPMAARVSNKVGMEYDRTNMLLMHAMGPNVAGVIGSAVAAGVLISLFQ